Genomic window (Daucus carota subsp. sativus chromosome 5, DH1 v3.0, whole genome shotgun sequence):
AGAAAGTGAAGGGCTCAATACAGTTCAAGCGCATGTGAAGGCCAACTAAAGACTGTTGAACTTCAAGATTGTTTTTGTTTACGAGACTCTTGACTTCTATAGACAGACACATTGTTTTCTGTCGATTTCAGTGTACTGGGGATGGGAATTTTCTTCCGTTTTATTCGCACTGTGCTCGTACATTTGATGTGGTAATTTATCCGCCCCACTACCGGAAAATTTGCCTTCACCTAGTTGTGTTCTGCATTTACTtctctaaaaaatttaaaattaaggtTACAAATGAGAGGTCCCTGTTGTTAAACTGCAGACACCATCATGAGGCAAAAacttgtaaattaagaaaatatcgATAAAGTGAtaaaggcaaaaaaaaaaaaaaaaagatgacacGAAAAGTATGCAATTCTTGAAACATGATTATCAGATATCCAATGACATTCACAATACTCCAACCTACAAAATGGGGTTGTGGTCCATTGAAATTAATCTCACGCTCATAGAGTCACAGTGGTGGGTCTAACGGGTTGTCTATCAAACAAAACAGGCCATGCATTGTAGAGTGGTGTGTGTGGTTCTGCAAAAATCAAGGGTCTGATTCAAAGTAGACCATAGAAACAAAGAGtcttttccaaaatggaccagAGAAGCAAATGACACACATTTTAGCCACATTTTCGTCAACTACCACGCCTCACTAACCTACTCATTCAATATAtactatttttcttttttgatattACCTATTAGCTAGTAGTAACTTACAGAGGGGAAAGAGATAGAAAGAAAATTTGGGAAAGAGGATGAAGAAAGCTAGAGATAAGGTATGGCTGAGGCCATCTTATGTAACATACCATCTAGAATTGAATCAAGTAAGGAAGAAAACACCTAAGAGGTTATTGTCTTGTTAACATGCCCATGCTGATAAATATGGTGATGCATGGCATGCTGCCACTTGGTTACATAtacacttccaactttcttggaacatatatacattaatattcatttaatttaatGCATACTATAATTAATCTTAGTGTCTTTCCGCAAATGAACTTGGACTAATGATTATTGTGTGTTCTCCACTCACTCCAACACTCTACTTAGTAAGAGCTAAAATTTCAATTGACTAGCTATGAATAAAAGTATTTAGTCCGAGCGGTATAGTCAAAGTGGTAAGGGTTTATCTTCTGTTGTTGTCATGTATAGGTCGTGGGTTCGACCAGATAAAATGTTATAAGCATGAGTGTGCGAGGGGCACTGCCTTTTAATTTTCAACCACCAAGTGAGTACAGACCACAACCACTTTGAATCCAAAAGCTATGGCCATCTTGTAAATTTACCAAAAATATAGTGtcaagagttgaaacaaatGGATTACATAGTAGTCAGTGGCTCACCTTGCTCTATATATAAATGTGCAAGTACAAGATAACTGAACTCAAACCACAACCAGAACCTGCATCACATTCTTTCTCTTCCCAAGAAAGAACCTGTAAATTTGATTCAGGATCAGAAGTAGTGTTAGTGTACTGTAAAGTCATAAGAATGGCAGGAACTGGTGTATATGCTGATATTATTGAAGGTGATGTGTTTAAGTACTATTCTGATGGAGAGTGGAAGAAATCCTCTTCTGGGAAATCTGTTTCCATTGTTAATCCTACAACCCGAAAGACGCAGTTTAAGGTCCAAGGTATATGCTTGCAGCTCAGTCCCTTAAAGACATGCATATGTTTGATTATGAACAACACTTTTGTGCTTTTGCATGTGTCAAGATTATAAGTTTCAGCTGGTGTGTGATCCAGCTATATCATGTTTACTATTAAGGCGAGAGAATCTTAAATAATGCTTAATTAACGAATAATTTATGGTTAACTTAGATGTGGCGCTTTGCTTGATCTTTGTTACCAGTAGTTGAGAAAGCAACCTGACAGCCTAAAGACCCAGGATACTTGAGTTTTatgttttaagaaaaaaaaattagcttgATTAACCTGAGTTAGTATAATACATTAGTTTGCATATGTTATCTGTTAACAGAGAGGTAAAATCTAacttagaaatgaaattctcaGTTTTTCctgtataaaaaattaaacctGTCAATTCATCAGAATGTTCTGTGAAACATTTTCAGTACATAAACTCTGTTGTTTCTGTTATCAGCTTGTACACAAGAGGAGGTCAACAAGGCCATGGAAACAGCGAAAAAAGTACAAAAACAGTGGGCAAAAACTCCGCTCTGGAAGCGGGCAGAACTCCTTCACAAAGCAGCTGCAATCCTTAAAGAGCACAAGGCTGCAATTGCTGATTGTTTAGTGAAGGAAATTGCAAAACCAGCCAAGGACTCAGTCACTGAGGTACTTCATATgaatatcttaatttatttgTGTTATTACCAGTAAAGATGTTGAATAATGCAACTTGTCACATTACATTTACAAATATGTTTAATGTGGTCTGAAATTGTGACTTAATGAAGGTTGTAAGATCTGGTGATCTGGTGTCTTATTGCGCTGAAGAAGGAGTTCGGTTACTAGGAGAAGGAAAGTTCTTGGTGTCTGATAGTTTTCCTGGAAATGAAAGGACCAAGTATTGCCTCACCTCTAAGGTGCATAGCCACAGCCCTAACTCAATTGTTTCCTAGTAATATGCACTACTTCTTTCACCTAATTTCAGTCCCttctaaaaaatatcaaactgATTTGTTATTGTCCATTGTATTCATAAAATGTAGATTCCACTTGGGGTTATTTTGGCCATACCACCCTTCAACTATCCTGTCAATCTCGCTGTCTCGAAAATTGGCCCTGCACTCATTGCTGGAAACTCCCTTGTTCTGAAACCCCCAACTCAGGTATTTTACGGATCAAACGATGATATGTACTCCACAGTGTGGCATAATTATGATCTAAGACTTATTAAGCATTGACAAACTTATACTGCATCTAGTAGGACTAGTCTGTTAAAATTGTCTACTGCTTTACAAAACTGAGTAGTATATCACTTGAAATAACAGATCATGTTTACAACTTTGTCAACAGGGTGCTGTGGCTTGCCTGCATATGGTGCATTGCTTTCACATGGCCGGTTTTCCAAAAGGCCTTATCAGCTGTATTACTGGAAAAGGATCAGAAATCGGAGATTTCCTAACAATGCACCCGGGTGTAAACTGTATAAGGTTAAGCAATGCTCATGCACTGTTAATACTGTTATTAAACAACAGTTTGCCTTGTATTTTCTAATATCTCTTTTGTTTCTACAGCTTCACAGGTGGTGATACCGGCATTGCAATTTCAAAGAAAGCAGGGATGGTCCCTCTGCAGATGGAACTCGGTGGGAAAGATGCATGCATTGTGCTTGAGGATGCTGATCTAGATTTAGTAGCATCCAATGTTATTAAAGGAGGTTTTTCTTACAGGTGAGTTGAATAAAAAAAGTCCCAGTCAGTATAATTCCTTTGTAAATAATTGCTGGTTTTGTCCCTCATAGCATGAACTGCATTCTTTTCTAGGCGTCGTTTTTGAGCTTAGAAAAAATTCTTCCTTTCATATGCTTGATATCTCAATCTTCATGCAGTGGTCAAAGATGCACTGCTATTAAGGTCATCTTGGTAATGCAATCAGTGGCTGACACCCTAGTGGAGAAAGTGAATGCCAAAGTGGCTAAGCTAACAGTCGGTCCACCTGAAGATAACTCGGACATCACTCCCGTTGTCTCAGAATCATCCGCCAACTTCATAGAAGGCTTAGTCAAGGATGCTAAAGAGAAAGGAGCCACATTTTGCCAGGAGTACAAGAGAGAAGGTAACCTTATATGGCCTCTGTTGCTAGACAACGTTAAGCCTGATATGAGGATCGCATGGGAGGAGCCATTTGGACCTGTTTTACCAGTTATCAGAATCAactctgctgaagaaggaaTCCACCATTGCAATGCTAGCAACTTTGGCCTTCAGGTTCACAATCTTCACCTTAGGTTTTTAACCACAAGGCAAAACTAAATTAACCCGACACTGAAAGAAATAAATACTTATTGACCAATTACCACTACAGGGCTGTGTCTTCACCAGAGACATCAACAAAGCAATGCTGATCAGTGATGCTATGGAATCAGGAACAATTCAAATTAACTCAGCTCCAGCTCGCGGTCCAGACCATTTTCCTTTCCAGGTAAAACCAACTCAAACCAACTTCAAATTTATCAGTAAAAATCTTATATTCTGCCGGAACAAAGTTATAATAGAATTGTGCTTCATTTGCAGGGACTGAAAGACAGTGGAATCGGATCGCAGGGCATCACAAACAGCATCAACATGATGACGAAGATAAAGACCACTGTTATTAACTTGCCTTCCCCTTCTTATACCATGGGCTAATACTGCACTCATGCAATAATAATGTGTTACTTTGTTGCAAATGAGCTGCAAAAAATTCAACATCCCAGTTTTAGCACCTTCTCAGATGTTATGAGTTGCAGCAGCTTCCATTTTCTTTTTACACTCTTTTGTATCATCTTTGATGACATTTGGCTGTAATAATGAGTTATGAGCGTGGTTGGCAAAGAAGATTGAACGAAACTGACTTAAGATCCAAATCAGTATTAAAACTCGGCACTCATTTTTTAAGgctcatataaataataatttttttaataaaaggttcatatttaaaattttattcagaaaagaaaatttaaaaataacttatGAAACCATactttatatgaattttaaaaataaatttggatGAGACAGAGTAAGTAACATTTAAAGTAAAACCACCATACTTCACAATAATAAAACAATGTTATCTAAACACCGGATTGATTGTTTATGTTactctaatataataataataataaatttaacaaaGAAATTGTTCATCTAAACATAGGTTCCATATAATTCCGACAACAAAAAAAGGCATTAGTTTCATGcaatgtaattttatttgtcaAATGAACCTGTACGACATCAATTAACATTTACTTAGCTGTAACTTTAGATATTTAGTTAAACACATCATATTTGATAATTCAAAAGCTATCAATATACAGTTTTAAATTCTTCATAATATTTCGAAGTCATTGCAGAAATTCGCTGAACAATTAGCAGAGTAAAAATAAGCATCCTACCCCGGCAAATCAATTTTCCACCTTTATAATGCAATCATAATAGTTTCCAGAACTCGAGCTAATCATTAGACAAAATTCTTACATGCTATTTCATTAGCAGGTATACAAATTTGGTAAAAAAATACCATATAAATTACAACCTTACAAAATAAGACATGCATCATTAAAGCATtaaatgggaaaaaaaaaaggaaaaaaataataatgtctGTAAAATCAGGCTCCTGCTTCATTTTTAAGTTGGAGGGTCAGTTTTATGTTCATAGCTGCTAATTCAGCAGCTAAATATCTAAACACGTATGGCATTGCAACAGTTTCCATTCCCTTGCTAGTCTTGCAAGCAACACATGCTACCTTCTTGGGATCTCTACCAGGAGGAATGCCGGCAATTTCCCGAACTACTCGCTTTTGAGGCTGTGATACTGACGTTGTCAGGATACTTCCACATATTGAACAAACATCAGCAATGTGATGATCAGAACTCGTGTGAAGCCTGTCATGCAACAAATATGCTGCCCCATGTGCAAGAAGGGAATCACGTTCCATTTCTCCAAACCGAATACCTCCTCCCTGCTTTCTTCCCTTGACAGGCTGTCGAGTTAATGGGTCTACTCTTCCACTAGAACGAACCTACCACACCAACAGTGAGCACCACATTGATGTTAACTTTTGGATATAAGCATGTGAATACCTTGTCCAAGAAAATTCATATAGAACTACTCTTGCATATTGGATATATAGGCATAAAACCAAGAAAACAATGACTTGTCATAGTTTTTTTAGTGAACAAGGGAAAAGCACAGTGATAATAGAACTATTTTTAGATGTTTATGTGTGCACCTAGAGATTTATATATGTTCTTTTACAGAATAAGTTCATGTCCTCGTAGGTATGATGGAATTTTCGACCAGAGACAAAACCAAAGAAGGCAAGCAAAATTTTATTTGTAAGAGTTTAGAAACcctttaaatatcatatattgcattacaatatttatacacacCAGTGAAACTCTAAAAACTATAATATGTACTACAAAGAAATTAGAAAATGGACGATGGTTAAACATGAACACACCTGATATTTGTCTGAAACCATATGACGGAGCCGTTGATAGTAGACAGGACCAATAAAGATCTCGCATGTTAGTTCGGTGCCATAAACACCACTGTATAGTACCTCCACACCATGATAATTAAACCCAAGGGCAGTCAGCTTAGAACCAAGTTCATCAACAAGAGTATTGGACTCCGATGTTTTCTTTTCATCAGTCTTCTTCAATGAGCTGGAAAATGGTGTTGCATCCACAAATTTCCCGTGCAAGCAACCACCCTGATGTAGCAGCAGATTAATAGCCAAATTCACATTGTATAAAGCATTGCGCAAAGAAATCAAACATTGATCAAATGGAGGTGCAGGTCAAACAGTGTTGCAACCATTACTTGTACCAACTACTAGgaccagaaaaaaaaaatatacatattgcAAATGAGCTACTACCAGAATATCTAAAAGACTGCTTATTTGCAATAGCCAATATAATCCATTCCTTCACAACAAAAATGTCATCAGAAGCACTAAAATGGCCCCACCAGCTGAAGAGACTAAATGAATTAACCTCACACCAATATGCCTCCGAATCTCTTTGATTTGTGGATATTTAATCACTAAAACAAAGGTATTGTCAAATTTCTTTCAACATCCATATAGAACCAGCAATATTCCGCTATAATTTTAACTATTACTTCATGCATAGGAGCTTACCAATGTACACTTGTACACAAAATGCTAGAATTTAGATTATAGGGGCAAATATTCCTATAAGATCTAAAAGGGTGTACTAGTCACCCTTCGGAGA
Coding sequences:
- the LOC108219884 gene encoding NADP-dependent glyceraldehyde-3-phosphate dehydrogenase, which codes for MCKYKITELKPQPEPASHSFSSQERTCKFDSGSEVVLVYCKVIRMAGTGVYADIIEGDVFKYYSDGEWKKSSSGKSVSIVNPTTRKTQFKVQACTQEEVNKAMETAKKVQKQWAKTPLWKRAELLHKAAAILKEHKAAIADCLVKEIAKPAKDSVTEVVRSGDLVSYCAEEGVRLLGEGKFLVSDSFPGNERTKYCLTSKIPLGVILAIPPFNYPVNLAVSKIGPALIAGNSLVLKPPTQGAVACLHMVHCFHMAGFPKGLISCITGKGSEIGDFLTMHPGVNCISFTGGDTGIAISKKAGMVPLQMELGGKDACIVLEDADLDLVASNVIKGGFSYSGQRCTAIKVILVMQSVADTLVEKVNAKVAKLTVGPPEDNSDITPVVSESSANFIEGLVKDAKEKGATFCQEYKREGNLIWPLLLDNVKPDMRIAWEEPFGPVLPVIRINSAEEGIHHCNASNFGLQGCVFTRDINKAMLISDAMESGTIQINSAPARGPDHFPFQGLKDSGIGSQGITNSINMMTKIKTTVINLPSPSYTMG